A portion of the Alphaproteobacteria bacterium genome contains these proteins:
- a CDS encoding acyl-CoA dehydrogenase family protein: protein MDFEYSDKVKALQERISAFMDQHIYPNEDEIMRQNNEGDRWQHAPLIDELKAKARAADLWNLFLPESDRGAGLTNLEYAPLCEIMGRSPYAPEVFNCSAPDTGNMEVLERYGNAALKKKWLEPLLAGEIRSAFAMTEPAVASSDATNIEARIERDGDKYVINGRKWWTSGAPDPRCKVLIFMGKTDPTNSNRHKQQSMIVVPMDTPGIEVVRALPVFGYDDAPHGHAEVDFKDVCVPASNILLGEGRGFEIAQGRLGPGRIHHCMRQIGVAERALERMCKRAKSRIAFGKPVSEQTVTQERVAEARIMIDQVRLLVLNAAYKMDTVGNKEARQEIAMIKVAAPNMTCKVVDWAIQAHGGAGVTEDFGLALAYAHSRTLRLADGPDEVHRNQIAKLELRRYN, encoded by the coding sequence ATGGACTTCGAGTATTCGGACAAGGTTAAAGCGCTACAGGAACGCATCTCCGCGTTCATGGACCAGCATATCTATCCAAACGAGGATGAGATCATGCGCCAAAACAACGAGGGTGATCGCTGGCAGCATGCGCCCCTGATCGACGAGCTTAAGGCCAAGGCGCGTGCGGCTGATCTGTGGAATCTGTTCCTGCCGGAATCGGATCGCGGGGCAGGGCTGACAAACCTCGAATATGCGCCCTTATGCGAGATCATGGGCCGCTCCCCATACGCGCCCGAAGTATTCAATTGCTCGGCGCCCGATACGGGCAACATGGAGGTGCTTGAGCGCTACGGCAACGCAGCCCTCAAGAAGAAATGGCTAGAGCCGCTTCTCGCCGGCGAGATCCGCTCGGCCTTTGCCATGACCGAGCCGGCCGTGGCTTCGTCCGACGCCACCAACATTGAGGCGCGCATCGAGCGTGACGGCGACAAATATGTCATCAACGGCCGCAAATGGTGGACGTCTGGTGCGCCAGATCCGCGCTGCAAGGTGCTCATCTTCATGGGTAAGACCGATCCGACCAATTCCAACCGGCACAAGCAGCAGTCGATGATCGTGGTACCGATGGATACGCCCGGTATCGAGGTGGTTCGTGCGTTGCCGGTTTTCGGCTATGACGATGCGCCCCACGGCCATGCCGAGGTGGACTTCAAAGATGTGTGTGTGCCGGCATCGAATATCCTGCTTGGCGAAGGCCGTGGCTTTGAAATTGCGCAGGGTCGCCTTGGCCCGGGCCGCATTCATCATTGCATGCGCCAGATAGGCGTTGCCGAGCGCGCCTTGGAGCGAATGTGCAAGCGTGCCAAATCGCGTATCGCGTTCGGCAAGCCGGTCTCCGAGCAGACCGTCACCCAGGAGCGCGTTGCCGAGGCACGAATCATGATCGACCAGGTTCGCCTGCTGGTGCTCAACGCCGCTTACAAGATGGACACGGTTGGCAACAAGGAGGCGCGCCAGGAAATCGCAATGATTAAGGTCGCGGCCCCCAACATGACTTGCAAGGTGGTCGATTGGGCCATCCAAGCGCACGGCGGCGCCGGCGTAACAGAGGACTTTGGGCTGGCTCTGGCTTACGCGCATTCGCGTACTCTGCGCCTTGCCGATGGTCCCGACGAAGTGCACCGCAACCAGATAGCTAAGCTGGAGCTGAGACGATATAATTAG